The Chroicocephalus ridibundus chromosome 4, bChrRid1.1, whole genome shotgun sequence genome contains the following window.
ATACTTGTCAGTAGTTGTTACAGTCCCCCTGAGTCATCACATAGTTtcactcttaattttatttcactaGCTGCCTCCTAAATTGAATTGAAACATTTTCCCACTTGTAATATTTAAAGCTGTACAAAAACTGTATGCAAGAGAACCTGTGACCTATTCATTGCCCAGCAGTGATAGATCTGGTAATAACATGCTTGCTATTCTGGCTGTGCTGCACTTTGGTAACACCTAGGGTTTAATTGAAATACACCCTGACCTTGGTTTTGTTCATGAGGCATAGAATGGACATAATTAATATGAATCTACTGAGGGATATTACGGCAAAATGTATTACTAATTTTGGCTTCTCAcactcttttggaaaaaaaaatatcacaaatctCAGTAAAAAACAATGCACTGCCATTTCGTAGAAGTCCTAATCCAAGCAATTTTCAAAAAATGTAACTTCCTATATTTCTCTGTACctattttttctctccaaacaGTATCACAGTATGATAATTGCATTACCCCTAACAGTTTCATATTCCTTCATAATTAAATAAACAGCTTGTAAATTGCAGACCACAAAATGCCTGTGTTCCACTCTTACCTTAAGGGGTTTCCATAGTTACCAAGGACAAGAAGTTTAACCATCAGTTGCCAGACTTGAGGCTATTTGCAGCCTTAACTTTTTATCTCGtgtctctttctctttgtctctttgtTTATTAACAGAATGAGGGAGTAATTTGGACTCAGTTAGCCGCTACAAATGCAATGATGCAAAATGGACTCCGGTGCTTTAGTCTGTTATTAGCTGGGTACGTTTCTCCCAGAAGGTATTTTAGAATAATGCATACTAGCAATACAGCCTATAGTTTCCAAGGTTATGAAATACCTACCAAGCACTTCTCCAACTCAACATCAAATAATTCAGaccttaaaaaaggaaaacacctttCTTGACACAGAATTACGGCATAGAAGTATTTAGGCAGATACCTATTTTAGTTGGTGCAGATCTTGCATGGCTGTTTTAACATAATTCCCTTTCATTCCTCAGTCTACTCTGTTTTATATATtacaaaatgcatttggaaaaacTGCACTTGTTAAGGCgcaaacttgatttttttatgCCATGGAAATAGACAATCCTCTGATTCGCCAATCTCAAAATAATCTTAATATCTTTCTAAATGATATCAAATTTTATCAGATCATCTCTGTTGTCAAAGTATAGAAACTACTACTGATCCACAACTGCATTATATGTTCATCAaactaaaatatttctgtctccTCGTTTATGTTATCTACTGAGGTCAAAAGCTTAGCAAGGCTCAAAGGATGACTTGTATGGGTAACAAGAATATTCAGCATTAACACATACAGTAGATAAATGCACATATTGTAACTTAGGCAAAGATGTTTGGGGCTTTAAAAACTGGACTCCAATTTTCTAAGATTAGGATGAAACTCTTTTAAGGGCAATTATATACACTAAttgacagttttaattttttttttttcctcttcaatgtACTGGCTACATTTGTATATGCATTCTTAGACTATGTGGTGTTCTGATCGGACGTTTCCTACATCTGTTTTTATAATTTGTGAGTAGGGAGAAAGTTTTGGAAGGAATGGGGGGTAACATCTTGGATTCTGTCAGCCTTGCACTTTTTTGCCTTTGTATCTTTTAAAAGACACAACATTTTAACCTGCAAATTTTTGCCTGCTAGTTTGAAATTCTGTAGTATATTGTTGAAAAGAATGTTAATTTTATACAAACGAATGcctccatgttaaaaaaaaatgctaatattcTACCAGATCAAAACTAGTTTGTTTGAAATGACGTGTCACTGTAGTACCTTTAAATAGATGTTGTCTTAAGTCACTACTAGTCAGCTAAAAACAAAATGATGTTTCAAAATGATGACCACGGTGTGACAGGAGTGAAAATTGCCTTGTTTTGGTGCAGTGCTTTAGAACATCGTATAATTTTTTATTAAGGGTTGTTTTTATACTAATTTTATTGCAGTTCACAGATGTCTTCCAAATAAGGATCTGTGATTTTGCTTTGATAATAAACCAAAAGGGGATTAAGAAAGCATTCTTTCAATATTTATAGATATACTGCTGTTTAATTGTTGCTCGCTGTGGTATTTCTGGCATAAGACAGTGAAATCCTGAAGATGCTTGTATGACTTCCCCATATATCATGGTTGGCACGTGAGATGTAGTGACATGCTGCTGTAATTCAGATAATTTTGTTATCGGggctattttaaatttttttctgtacagttgCCTGTTTCCCCCTACATAAATATCTGTCCAGAAAAATATAGaagatgaaacaaacaaaaaaagttcccAGAAACTGTGTTTTATCAACTGAATTGGTGAAGTGAGAAGAGCAAAATGAGACTTGAATAACCCAAGGGAATAGTGATGAGGTAGAAAACCTTTTTACCTTTATGTAATTGGTTTGAATCAAGCCCAAGTCAATACAGAACAAAAATTCCTAATGTCTACATAGGGTCTCAAGAAAATGAATCCAAATTAACTTTGAAAAGGGACTAGCTACACTACATTACATTCTTTTATGGACACTCTTAATTGAAATTACAGTGGCCTTGATTCAATTTAGcttaaattaaattctaaatacGAGTGTCCACACAAAGATTTAATGCAATATAATTAACCCACTTTAAAAGTTAATTCCAATTAAATTTCTAGAATGTTTCCGAGTAGGCTAGTACCAAGCTGTATTGCGGTGGCTTTTATGAAAGAATTTAAGTTAGTTCATCATGAATAGTTCATAGATTGCTCCTATTCATACCACTGCGAGCAGTCTGAACAGAGAGATTAGGACTGTTTTGTCCTCTTTAACCTTTGGGTGACATCCAGGGAAAGGTCAATAAAGAAATCAACTAattccttttaataaaaataagtatgtcCTAAAGAAATATCCATTACATATTGACTGCTGTTTCCTATGATTTTCCTGTAAAATTAGCACATGTTATGAGTTCTACTGAGGATACAATGTGCAAATGATGTTTGGGAGTAAAAGAACATTTATAAATGAAGGGACATACCAGACTGATTTAGTTTAAAACACTGTGAAATCTCTTATTTTCCAGGTAAAATACAAATATCTTTGCCTGGatgaaaattctgaaattctcatttttaaaaagtctgtttcgTGTTCATTTCTGTTACCTGAAGTTAAGGAGAAAATTTTGAACCTTAAGAAGACATGAGAGAGGAAACATGAAATCATGCTGGAAAATGAGGGGTGTgaaataaagctgttttctgcataacaaaatgaaagaaaagaagaaaaaggcagactGGATCAAACTCATCCTTGATTGAACTCCCCTGAAATCAATGGCGATTCAGGAGGATTGAATGTGTCCAATCACATTTAGGTCTTTCAGGTCAGTGTCTTAGTGATTCATCTGAGTCTTAAAAGGCTTGCGGAATAGAACCGGGAAATATCTGTGCTACAGCAATATCCTCTCTGCCTCCTACACTTACGTGCTTCAAGGGGCCATAGAAAATCCCAACTATGGCCCAGAGAGAAACAGTGAAACGTGCAAAGAGGAGAATAATTTGCATTGTGAGTGTTTTGATTTATCTGGTCTCATGAGTAATCAGTTTGCATTGCAGGGCTGCCTGTCTAGCCCTCTGGCCTCCACTgtatttaactaaaaataaaatgaaaatcaaatggaTAAAAGCTGCTGGGTTTTGAAACCTCTCAGGTTTTTAGGCATTATTGCAATGGCTCCCTAAACTGTTGTTGAGACTTCTAAAGTCCTAGAgcagtgaaaagagaaaactgatttttaagaatGGAGGAAAAGACACACAGCTATATAGTGGCAGTGGTGGGGTTTCACTGTAAaacagtctgtttaaaaaaaaaaccccaaacacctcaGACAGGAGTAAatacatgaggggaaaaaaaaaaaaaagattaggaagAGAAAGATATGAGATCTACCGTAACTCAGTTTACTATTTTGCATCATGATTGGTGTAATGCTCTATTAAGAACATAGCATGTGTTCCTTTGTTGGTGGCAAAGAcattcaatggaaaaaaagaatggtgTCATTGCACTGTTTATGGGCAGGGAACAGCATGCAAAGTGTTTGTAGTTCTCTTGAACTGAAAGCTCTAGTCCTCAGAGGTTCAGCCAGGTGTAAAGGAGTTTCAGGACAGAAAAGGCAGGGAGGTATGCAGGAGGGTATGCTGAGTGAATCCCTAGCAATGTGGTTCCATCCGCCCAACTCTTCATAGCCATATGGGGACACGCATCTGAGGCTGCAGGAACATTTGCAGAGCAGATGTTGGTAGAGGATTTCTGACCCCAGTGGAGCTCCCTGCCCACAGTTCAGTCTCTGTTCTGGGACGAGGGTTTACCCTCGTGTGTTTCAGTATTTTGTGGAGCTAAAACAGATTGTGTGCTTGTCTCATGGTATCTACACTGAAATTCCCTTGGCTTCCTCTGCTGGCATTGCTGCCAAAAGGGGATCAGTCTCAGGCTCTGAGAGCATTCAGAGTTCCTGAAAAGAGAGTCAAAAGAGTCACTTCTGCATAAAGTCATCCTGGGCTTTAGACCTATTTTTATTGCTGTACTCCATGCTCCGTTCCATACAGAAACTATTTTCAATTCTCTGGTGCTGATACTACCGGAAGAGACTTCCCAGTGTAATTAGCTGTTTGACGCACCTAGCTCCTTTTCATATGTTTGGAAATCTGCCATTTAATTTGCAACTGTAGAGTGGCTTGTTTACTAAAAAATGCAGACATCTTTGCAAAGGGTTTTTCTCTCAAAAACCTCTTTAAAAGGGTGTGATGTACAGCTTACATAACTGTGCTATATAAAGTGAAGCAAAGGTGCATTTTCTGAATGCATCCACATATTTGTCAACTTGAAAAAAGTTGTAAAAAGTGATCTGAATGCTCCTCATCCTGAAATTTTCTGGCACATGGCTGAGGGAGAACTGTGATGATTTAGTTGAGATTTAACTGTGATGTACGTGTGATGATTTAATTTTACTGTTATAGTTTAATCACCTGACATCTGATAGATTCCGTCTGTATTTTCAATGCGGTGACATATAGcaatcacatttcattttttaacgGCAGATGTACAGCACCAACCAAACTGTGTTAGATCATCTTGTATCATAAACTATATATTGGGATAAAGCCATGGCCTTTGCACTGCACCACTCCGCTGCTGAGACAGTTATTCATAGACCCACAGACTAGACAGAAAGCTAAGTATGAGTTGCCAAGAGCAACTAAACTGCCAGTGATCCAGCTAAGGGTCACTGGAGCTTGGGAAAATATCTTTGCCACCTGCCATAGCTCATTAGGCAGATCTTTGAGAATGGTGTAGAAGTTCTCTTTTGTAATCAAAGCCCACCATTACAGGAAAATTCATCAGAGCGAGTATAGTCACTTTCTCCTGGTAAAGAAACACAGATCAAAGCACACCAGGCTTAAGAACTaattacaaaaaaatagaaaaacaaattgcAGGTTCCATTACAATGCCCATAAGGAAGACATCTCTGCATATATGTTTGGCAAAGCTACCTTTCAATAGCATAACTACTGCATCCTTCAAGCTGACTCTAAGGAAAGCTGGATTGTGCCTATCTGCACAGGTAGATTAGCTTTGTCATTCCTTGCTTCATCTTCTGCATTGGATCGTAAGAGGGCAATGCTTTTCACTCAAAGGAAAATGTGTAGTACATCGATACTAAGTAAGTATCAGATAAGCTATAGAGAGGAGAACACGCATATCAAATgtcaatttgaaaaaaagattttttgagttttgtggaattagcaaataaaacagataactctccatatatgtatatatatgtctcCATGGCCATAAAAAGAATACACATTACTGTACTAAAATAACAGATGATATATGCTTTGGTAATTAGAGCAGTGCCACAGACAGACTTAAGGTCATGTTTGTAAACGCATTTAATAATTGCACCGTGTCTGGGGAACTTACTATGCAGTAAGGAAATTCTTAGCAttttaaactacattttaaatCTACACAGCAGAGGGCACTAGTGTTATTGAATTGACCATAGAGTAGATATTTTGGTACTAAaaaatgaagaggggaaaaaaatcacttggaagacaaagagttgtcaACAAAGACTAAAGAAGCTGGTTGACGGTCTGTTTTCCATGCATGGATTTATAAAGCTAAATCTTCATGTGTCTCTAGCATAATAGTCAGATATTGAACAGCAAATTACTCTAGCACAGAGTTCCAGATGGGTCTTTATGTAAAAcccattaaaatatttccataatgtTCTTCAAGACTTTAAATgaatttttcactgtgtttttgtGCTGGCtaatttttttccagggtatttttgatttaaaattacCCTGATGTGAAATGACTGCACCAAGACTTCCTGAATACTTAAGCTCTGAGCTGTGGAAAACCACCAATATAAAAGAAATGACCTTTCTAGTACATTCCTACCGCCACTATGAATCTCACTGCAGTATGTTAGCCTCACACAAAGCTCACCGGTTGAAGTGAGGTATTGCAAGGCATTGCCTAGCATATTTTTGGCTGGTCATGGTGGCTTTTTTGAACCATCAGTTCCCCTGTACGTTAGCAGCATCAAGCTCAGTTAGTGTGGTCTTATGCTAAATAGCACATTTTGCTCCCTGTATtaccaaagaggggaaaaatttTAGTAATGTAAATAAATCCAACTGGTAGCTACAAAAGCTAAGAtttgctctccctgcctcccaggAAACATTCCAGAGGAATGTCACTATAGATCTTCTGTACTTATATATTAAACAAGATACAGCTTAgacacagaaaaatcaaacacaccAACACATATGAAAACATGTCTAAAATTTTACATCCACATCTCACAAAATGGTGATCCTGTCTTCAAAATTGTACACTCAGAGCATCTAACAAGTAGCCAGTCACCAAGCTTGTATTTGAAGCATACACAGATTTGAATTTTGCAGAAACATGAGGATTGCAGAATTCCCTGAGGGTCTTCAATAGATTGCAGTTCTGAGACATATGTTTGATTGAGACATCCCTAGCACAGGACTAGGGAAAAGGTAAACATAAAAGCCACGGGTAATTTTGGCCTTCAGCACAAGGGAAGAGCTGTTCTGTGTGACTGTTTGAGTCAATAACCAAAAATGGGAGGAatataaggattttattttaagaagacaaaacaaaagaatttcttttaaaaatctttttgcaaCTGAGACATGAAAACGCTTTGTTTTGGGTTGAACAATTTTTGCTAATCAGTTTCATAATGGgataatttatttgctgtaatgaaGTACTATATTCTATATTCAAGCAAAATGgttcaatctctttttttttgtttgtttgtttttttcttacccaTGGAGCACATATGTAGTGATGGAAAGGGAATATCTGCTGGATAAAGGAGTAGGTGAAGGGCATGGTGAGAGTTAGCACCAGGCGCAAGAAGTTGGAACAGGAGGGAAGTGCCTTGGATTGCTTGCAGCACCGTTTGGCATCATCAGCTCTATGGAGGCTGGCCAAGAAGCAACTGAAGGGAGATGATGAGGGCACTTGCTCTCTTGTGacctttctcatttttcctatattttcttgTTCTACAAATCCCATAGTATTCCTGGTCCTTCAGGGTAAACAGGATACAGGAATGAGAGCAGAAAGTAGCAAAAATAAAAGTAGATAAACCATATGACATCTTGCAAAGCTGGCCTTTAATAGTGAATGGGTCTGAGATAGAACACAGAAGATTCCTGTATCTCTACAAGTCACATGTGCCACACCAGCCTTACAAGGATAACTAGCAGCTCTGAAGCTGGACACAGAGGGCTGAGTTCTCATCTCAGTTCCATTGAAGATAATAACATTGCACCAGTGCAATGGCGAAATAATTGGTTTGGTGTGTTTCTGTATCTGTTTTATTACTTGTTAATGGAATTCATTATTCAGTCGAAGTCCCTAGGGGATAAGttttagaagaatttaaaaaaaatgagaaaggaaagaaaggactgaatattttactgaataaaaaaaaaatagtgacaaACAAAAATGCTAATACAGTCACTTAACTATCACAGAAGATGGTTAATTACTATTCAACAGCGAAATTCATGGATCACAGATTTTATCTAAAGAGCCCAAAATTTATATTAGACTCATTGATATAATTCTTTTGACCACTATGGGCAGATTCTTCTTCATGGCAGTGCAAGAAAGGTGGGAACCAGGtccctttcaccccctttttgCACATAGTTTTACTACAGTTGGATTTTTGATGTAAGGGAACTTGAATTTTAGTGATTAGTTTGAGAGTGTTTCTCCATATATGGTGTTCAGCACCTCTGAAGAGATAACTGACTTAGTAAGCCTGCAGTAAAAAGGAAGGTGTGTACAGCAGCCACCCCTCATCTAGTCCAGTACGTTATCCTAACCCCCTGAACCCATGAAGGTGATGTTCAGAAGCACAGTTATAATGGAGAGGTGGGAGCAGCAATATCTAACGCTACAGCCACAGGGTTCTCCAGAGTCATATGACAGAAGTGTAAGCCACAGAGAGAGAAGCTGAGTGACTTGCTCAAGGTTGCAAAACACATTAGTTTCATGAATCTTTCATAACAAGAATGATGTTTTATAAATAGCACCTACAGAGCAGATCAAACAAACAGATACAGCTCAGACTTTCCAATTCCCATTCACAGGTTTTTAACCATTATATTGGCTTTCTCTGCAGTAAATTATTAAAAGTGAGATGAGAACACTTGCTGGCTCTGAACCGTTATAacgagtttttaaaaaatgcagaaatgcattCTCAAAAACACATTGTCTGAATATATAattggaaaaaaagtcttttgttaAATGAATTGCTGTGAGATGcaagttaatatattttttcctgtatttttctttaaagaaaaatagggttttttcttACACGAAATGAAACAATTCAGAGCCTGGAGTGGAAAACCACTGCCTTATAGTCTTTTGTTTTACTGAATACATATATTATGTATCTGGGTGCTGCAGGTTATAAATATGCTTTAAGCTTGCTGTAATTTATAAGACTTCAATTTTGGTTGATTTATAGGAAATTTCATTAATCTCTACAGCAGAGGGACCTTGCACTGAGCAGCAGATTGAAAATGAACTGAGGGCTGGGGGCTTTAAGAACTACCACAAACCAATCAGTACTGAAATTCTTAAAATGGTAATGATCATTTGTAGTATAAaggtcttttttccccttacagtAAGATCTGTAGCATTTTTCTAGAGGTACCAAAGAAACTGCTAACCCTGAAGCTACAGagatatttttcagcatttaaatggCTATTCTTATTTCTGTGTTCAGCACACATTTACTAATGagtctttctctgctgctggtgcCAAACAAAAGAATTGAGGAGGAAATATCATGAAATTGGATGATGCTGTTTAACGGTAGGGAAGAATTGATGCTCAGcatgtttcttttgtattttattttcttcattgaaatAGGCAAGATCTTGCCCTGACATTTGCATGACCTGCTACATTCAATATTAAAGGCTTTACTTCTAGTTAAGCTCTAATGCAGGAATCATGTTTGTATAGACAAAGCTTTTCACCCATACAAAGCAGGAGTCTCCACTTGCTCTTCATATTATTTGTTGTCTTGTCTTATAATGTGTGAAGAAGGTGAACACCTTGAATATTCTGATGATTCTTATCTtactaattttttccattttggggcCCTTGTCAGTTCTTTCAACTCTTCCCCTTGAGTTAGAACATTTCCTTTAGGTATCTGCTGTGGTTGAACTTGTTATCTGCCATCCAGCTACATGCATTATACATTGGAATGAGCAGGAAAAGCTAGTGTCTGCCTTTTTGTTATCTCATTGCCAATTACAGCTGACATACATGACTGTACAGGGAACAAAACATTAGAATTTCAATAGCTATTCTCACCACAGTTTCATGAAATTGGTAGAGTTGACTGAAAGGACTTGAGAAGTCTTTGTTTAGGGAGAACACTTAAATATTTGAgattaatttaatgtttttcttctcccctctttctttctttcaggctATTCAAACTCCAGAAGGAccaacacaaaataaattatgaatgTTGAACAAGATGACCTTACATCCACAGCAGATAATGATAGGTCCTAGGTTTAACAGGGCCCTATTTGACCCCCTGCTTGTGGTGCTGTTGGCTCTTCAGCTTCTTGTGGTGGCTGGTCTAGTGAGGGCTCAAACTTGCCCTTCTGTCTGCTCCTGCAGCAACCAGTTCAGTAAAGTGATTTGTGTACGAAAAAATCTGAGAGACGTGCCAGACGGCATCTCCACCAACACCCGGTTACTCAATCTCCATGAGAACCAGATCCAAATCATTAAAGTTAATAGCTTCAAGCATTTGAGGCACCTAGAAATCCTGCAGCTCAGCAGGAATCACATCAGAACAATTGAAATAGGGGCTTTCAATGGTCTGGCCAATCTCAACACTTTGGAGCTCTTTGACAATCGTCTGACCACTATCCCAAATGGGGCTTTTGTATACCTGTCAAAACTGAAGGAACTGTGGTTGAGAAACAACCCCATTGAGAGCATCCCTTCTTATGCTTTTAACAGAATCCCTTCTCTCCGGAGGCTGGATTTGGGGGAATTGAAAAGGCTTTCATACATCTCAGAAGGTGCCTTTGAAGGTCTGTCCAACTTGAGGTATTTGAACCTTGCCATGTGCAATCTTCGAGAGATTCCTAACCTCACCCCACTTGTAAAACTGGATGAGTTAGATCTTTCTGGGAATCATCTGACTGCCATCCGGCCAGGTTCCTTCCAAGGGTTAATGCATCTTCAGAAATTGTGGATGATACAGTCCCAGATTCAAGTGATAGAAAGGAATGCTTTTGATAACCTTCAGTCACTTGTAGAGATCAATCTGGCACACAACAATCTAACACTGCTGCCTCATGATCTGTTCACACCACTCCGCCTAGAAAGGATCCACTTGCATCACAATCCTTGGAACTGCAACTGTGATATCCTTTGGCTCAGCTGGTGGATTAAAGACAAGGCACCCTCCAATACTGCATGCTGCGCCCGTTGCCACACACCTCCCAGTTTAAAAGGAAGGTACATTGGTGAGCTGGACCTGAATTACTTCACGTGTTATGCTCCAGTCATAGTGGAGCCACCAGCAGACCTCAACGTCACAGAAGGCATGGCTGCAGAGATGAAATGCCGGGCATCAACCTCCCTGACCTCTGTATCTTGGATTACTCCAAATGGATCTGTTATGACGCATGGGGCATACAGAGTTCGGATTGCTGTGCTCAGTGATGGCACATTAAATTTTACAAAGGTAACTGTGCAAGACACGGGTTTGTATACATGCATGGTGAGTAACTCTGTTGGGAATACCACAGCCTCTGCCACTCTGAATGTGACTGCCCTGGATAACCCTGGTTATACATACTTTTCAACTGTCACAGTAGAGACTGTGGAACCTTCTCAGGATGAGGCACAGACCACAGAGCAGGTTGGGCCCACACCAGTTACCAACTGGGAGACCACTAACATGACAACCTCACTTACTCCACAGAGCACAAGATCAACAGAAAAAACATTCACCATTCCTGTGACGGACGCAAACAATGGGATCCCGGGAATAGATGAGGTTATGAAGACTACCAAAATCATAATTGGTTGTTTTGTGGCTATCACTCTGATGGCTGCTGTGATGCTGGTAATTTTCTACAAAATGAGGAAACAGCATCACCGGCAGAACCATCATGCTCCAACACGGACTGTAGAGATCATTAATGTGGATGATGAGCTTACAGGTGACACACCCATCGAGAGTCACTTGCCCATGCCAGCAATAGAGCATGAGCACCTAAATCACTATAACTCTTATAAGTCTCCTTTCAACCACACAACAACAGTTAACACAATAAATTCAATACACAGTTCAGTGCATGAACCGTTATTGATCCGAATGAACTCAAAAGACAATGTACAAGAGACTCAAATCTAAAACATTTATGACAttatggggtgggggtggggacaACGAAAGatggtttataaaaaaaatgacacaaatgaCTGGGCTAAATCTACTGTTTCAAAAAAGtgtctttacaaagaaaaagaaatttatttattaaaaattctatTGTGATCTAAAGCAGACAAAATTATGTGTATTCCTCAGAACCTGTTTTTGCTGCACTTATTTACCCTCCTcgttccctttttcctccccaacCTACCCTGATTCCCATTTGCCATATTTTTCATAGGAGATCTTGATTCCCTAAAAGAACTGGTCTAAGAAATTTTGTAAGAATTCTGTTACACTTTGGGAATTTTTATGGTGAATTCTAGTGGTGAGATTCGGTCTATTTTgtcactttttctctttttttcttttattttctcatgccCTTTTTGAAATTATTCAATAGAGAATGGAATAATAACAGCAACTTTACAagtgagaaaagcaaacaagcaaaacgttttttttttcatgtaatgatTTGCTCTGTATTTACTGAAAGCACCGTTCtgtgaaaaaatggaagaaaaagtaaaagaaaatgaccaaaaaacccaagaaatcaATTTACTTGTGAAAAGCTATAAAACCCATGATCTTTTAAACAATTCTAGAACCAGAATTTGTAGTTCAAACACTAAACTaagattataaataaaatattggtTTTTTCTGTACTTGGATATAGCTCATTTTTAGTGTGTCTTTAAACATCAAAAGTTTGTTGAAATTCGTACAATGTTCTGCTGTGGTGGTCCAAAACACAGTCACTTTAAAGAGAATAACTAAACCATTTTGGATCATTACTGAAGAATAGtatagttttctttttagtttatgTAAGCAGCGTACTGGTAAACAAGGGTGTTTGACTTTTCATGCAAGATTAAGATCGTTCTTTCTAATGGTATTTTCAATTATTGTATCATAAGACGTATTTCACAATGCCAGGAAAAGTTTTGTGAGGAGTTTCAGTTGTCACTGAATTTATTAGACAAAGCTGAAAagtttgttctgctttttgttatttataaCTGTCAATAAGAAAATTCACCTTTATATCAAAGCTAGAGGTTTTCAATTCAGTTGTTCTGGTACTCCTAGacataaatatgaaatatgtTAGCTACCTATAATACCTATAATCAGAGCTGTATCCCTATGtgcaaaatgaaatcaaaatgcTGTTAATGGAGTAACTCAGGAAGAGGCCTGAGGATTTTGGtttataaaagaaagaacaaagtcaGTCAAATATGAGGAGAGTATAGGTTACTGTAATTTGCATGACAATTAGACTCCCTGTAGAGTAACCAGTTTACACTAATTTAAACTCAGACTCATTTACCAATAGGAAATGTACacccttttcctttctatttatgTATGTTCTCTGGCTTACTGGTATA
Protein-coding sequences here:
- the LRRC4C gene encoding leucine-rich repeat-containing protein 4C — its product is MLNKMTLHPQQIMIGPRFNRALFDPLLVVLLALQLLVVAGLVRAQTCPSVCSCSNQFSKVICVRKNLRDVPDGISTNTRLLNLHENQIQIIKVNSFKHLRHLEILQLSRNHIRTIEIGAFNGLANLNTLELFDNRLTTIPNGAFVYLSKLKELWLRNNPIESIPSYAFNRIPSLRRLDLGELKRLSYISEGAFEGLSNLRYLNLAMCNLREIPNLTPLVKLDELDLSGNHLTAIRPGSFQGLMHLQKLWMIQSQIQVIERNAFDNLQSLVEINLAHNNLTLLPHDLFTPLRLERIHLHHNPWNCNCDILWLSWWIKDKAPSNTACCARCHTPPSLKGRYIGELDLNYFTCYAPVIVEPPADLNVTEGMAAEMKCRASTSLTSVSWITPNGSVMTHGAYRVRIAVLSDGTLNFTKVTVQDTGLYTCMVSNSVGNTTASATLNVTALDNPGYTYFSTVTVETVEPSQDEAQTTEQVGPTPVTNWETTNMTTSLTPQSTRSTEKTFTIPVTDANNGIPGIDEVMKTTKIIIGCFVAITLMAAVMLVIFYKMRKQHHRQNHHAPTRTVEIINVDDELTGDTPIESHLPMPAIEHEHLNHYNSYKSPFNHTTTVNTINSIHSSVHEPLLIRMNSKDNVQETQI